One window of Acidobacteriota bacterium genomic DNA carries:
- a CDS encoding CsgG/HfaB family protein — translation MNMRKIMTKGMAAVAALLMVVAIATPVRAEMLAHAVTEKNGTVPLPESLDAIAQSQPTDLVQLEWSDFGGKRSRVRVLTTENKTGSGDYSAKVSGTGPNGEQYNWTYDVNTDYGKVPIEGLDAMLTDILLQTGRFDVVERESLGAILGEQDLADGGRVAAPSAAKKGKVLGAQMGIKLVINAYEPEVKSKKRGLGGIGRMIGGRAGAVAGRVNWQNAESRVGITVQIINMETSQIFGSKQVDVRLKARNIGFGAGGWGMSGALGGFMSNYSATPIGQAMIAAVNVGVHHIVKGIGAQVPEGVVADVSPGKVMVTMGKGQVETNDLIRAVALGKEIFHPETGVLLSRDEVVIGELRITDVQDGFSFATPIDGTDLTRLAAGDKVVATRAPAAYEYGPDWDLRGGIKKAVGKKK, via the coding sequence ATGAACATGAGGAAGATCATGACCAAGGGAATGGCCGCCGTTGCGGCTCTGTTGATGGTCGTCGCGATCGCGACTCCCGTTCGTGCCGAGATGTTGGCTCACGCCGTGACGGAGAAAAACGGCACGGTTCCGCTCCCTGAAAGTCTGGACGCAATCGCACAGAGTCAACCCACCGATCTCGTTCAGTTGGAGTGGAGTGACTTTGGCGGCAAGCGCTCGCGCGTTCGAGTCCTGACGACCGAGAACAAGACCGGTTCCGGCGACTACTCCGCGAAGGTCAGTGGCACGGGGCCCAACGGCGAACAATACAACTGGACCTACGACGTCAACACCGACTACGGCAAGGTCCCGATCGAGGGGTTGGATGCCATGCTGACCGACATCCTCTTGCAGACCGGTCGATTCGACGTCGTCGAACGCGAGAGTCTGGGCGCAATCCTCGGCGAGCAGGATCTTGCGGACGGCGGTCGAGTCGCCGCACCCAGTGCTGCGAAGAAGGGTAAGGTCCTCGGAGCACAGATGGGCATCAAGCTTGTGATCAACGCCTACGAACCTGAAGTCAAGAGCAAGAAGCGCGGCCTCGGTGGTATCGGGCGGATGATCGGCGGCAGGGCCGGTGCGGTTGCGGGGCGTGTCAACTGGCAGAACGCCGAATCCCGAGTCGGCATTACGGTGCAGATCATCAACATGGAAACGTCACAGATCTTCGGCAGCAAGCAGGTGGATGTGCGATTGAAGGCACGCAACATCGGCTTCGGCGCCGGGGGCTGGGGAATGTCCGGCGCCCTCGGCGGCTTCATGAGCAACTACTCGGCAACACCGATCGGCCAGGCGATGATCGCCGCCGTCAACGTCGGCGTGCATCACATCGTCAAGGGAATCGGTGCGCAGGTCCCGGAAGGCGTCGTCGCCGACGTCTCGCCCGGCAAGGTGATGGTGACGATGGGCAAGGGGCAGGTAGAGACGAACGACCTGATTCGCGCGGTTGCCCTTGGTAAAGAGATCTTCCACCCGGAGACCGGTGTTCTTCTCTCTCGAGACGAGGTCGTAATCGGTGAGCTTCGCATCACTGACGTCCAGGACGGGTTTTCATTCGCGACCCCGATCGACGGCACCGACCTGACGCGGCTTGCGGCAGGCGACAAGGTCGTCGCAACCCGCGCACCCGCGGCCTATGAATACGGGCCGGACTGGGATCTGCGTGGCGGAATCAAGAAGGCAGTCGGCAAGAAGAAGTGA
- a CDS encoding TlpA family protein disulfide reductase — translation MIRAILMTAVWVVAVSVTGAEPAPELRATTLHDGELDLAELNGNVVLLQFWSTYCATCIEELPTLKRLHKKHGAAGLEIIGVALDEKPRLVRKVIAQQGINWPQICDGSGIDSPIVAAYDVKSTPRYVLIDRAGNVADFYVRPSELEQALDTILSAD, via the coding sequence ATGATTAGAGCCATCCTGATGACTGCCGTGTGGGTCGTCGCCGTTTCCGTGACCGGCGCGGAGCCGGCACCGGAACTACGGGCCACCACCCTCCACGACGGCGAACTGGATCTCGCCGAACTCAATGGCAATGTGGTCCTACTCCAGTTCTGGTCCACCTATTGCGCCACCTGTATCGAAGAGCTTCCGACGCTGAAGCGTCTCCACAAGAAGCATGGCGCCGCGGGTCTGGAGATCATCGGGGTCGCGTTGGATGAGAAACCGCGGCTTGTCCGCAAAGTCATCGCCCAACAGGGAATCAACTGGCCCCAGATCTGCGACGGCTCCGGAATAGACTCTCCCATCGTCGCGGCGTATGACGTCAAGAGTACGCCACGCTACGTTCTTATCGATCGAGCGGGCAACGTGGCCGATTTCTACGTTCGTCCCAGCGAGTTAGAGCAGGCGCTGGACACGATCTTGTCCGCCGACTAA
- a CDS encoding FG-GAP-like repeat-containing protein, translated as MQRSGFIQVFLLTVTVGGVGAGGQLAVTTIEPAARVLAAPVDSAIVVHFDRPVKPASITSNSFWAFGRWSGTATGSYSFSNGDQTVTLTPAQPFSAGETVMVVLSDDIEAADNTFLRDPGYSYQFWTRSQAVGMSFTEVDRLTTRTTPAAGTQAYGGFASDLNGDGFLDITIVNEITADLRVFLNKADGTGEFFAFLQPTSPAGNQASPSEPTDFNRDGVVDAAVVNIGDGTVSVLMGIGNGRFNPQQLVTVGSLPRGIAVLDVDGDGDIDIANTNSATNELSVILNNGSGLFGTATFFAAGITQPWAIAAADMNDDGILDLVVGGRDSERIIVHTADGAGGFTAGTSIAAGGRVWMLVLGDLNRDGHEDVATINSFDANGSILFGDGSGGLSLPTTYVADPFGLSDDLGDMNGDGDLDWITSSFLGNWRLNLNDGLGNFTFAQEFVATQASSCSLMLDFDNDGDLDLALIDESIDEVILMKNGGLAPPPSVPDGSSGSTPLSAIRLNPSGTNVEVAWDRSICLDAGDYQILYGGGSTLSSYTVDGSQCTIGTSSPYVWTGSPDPTTDPLGWIWFLLVATDAGTTEGGWGKDSAGLPRAVGGSISGECGMTNRDLSNTCAP; from the coding sequence ATGCAGCGCTCCGGATTCATCCAGGTCTTTCTCCTCACTGTCACGGTTGGCGGCGTGGGTGCCGGCGGCCAACTGGCGGTCACCACGATTGAACCCGCGGCCCGAGTGCTGGCCGCTCCGGTGGATAGCGCGATCGTGGTGCACTTCGACCGGCCGGTGAAGCCTGCGAGCATCACGTCCAACAGCTTCTGGGCCTTCGGTCGTTGGAGTGGCACGGCCACCGGTAGTTACAGCTTTTCGAACGGCGACCAGACCGTCACGCTGACACCTGCTCAACCCTTCTCCGCAGGGGAGACCGTCATGGTCGTCCTGTCCGATGACATCGAGGCCGCCGACAACACGTTCCTGCGAGACCCCGGTTACTCGTACCAGTTCTGGACACGCTCGCAAGCGGTGGGGATGAGCTTCACCGAGGTGGATCGTCTTACGACCCGCACCACTCCCGCCGCCGGCACGCAGGCTTACGGTGGCTTCGCTTCGGACTTGAACGGCGATGGCTTCCTGGACATCACCATCGTTAACGAGATCACCGCGGATCTCCGTGTCTTCCTGAACAAGGCCGACGGCACCGGTGAGTTCTTCGCCTTCCTGCAGCCCACATCTCCCGCCGGCAATCAGGCCAGCCCGTCGGAGCCGACCGACTTCAATCGGGACGGTGTCGTGGATGCCGCCGTCGTCAATATCGGCGACGGTACGGTGTCGGTCCTCATGGGTATCGGCAATGGACGATTCAATCCGCAGCAACTGGTGACGGTTGGTTCCTTGCCGCGGGGGATCGCGGTACTCGATGTGGACGGTGATGGAGACATCGACATCGCCAACACCAACTCGGCCACCAACGAACTCTCCGTCATTCTCAACAACGGAAGCGGTCTGTTCGGAACGGCTACGTTCTTCGCCGCAGGCATCACGCAACCCTGGGCGATTGCCGCCGCCGACATGAACGACGACGGGATCCTGGATCTGGTGGTCGGGGGGCGAGACTCCGAGCGGATCATTGTTCATACCGCTGACGGTGCCGGCGGGTTCACGGCGGGCACATCGATTGCCGCCGGTGGTAGGGTCTGGATGTTGGTCCTCGGCGACCTGAATCGAGACGGCCACGAGGACGTCGCGACGATCAACAGCTTCGACGCCAACGGTTCGATCCTGTTCGGGGACGGGAGCGGTGGTCTCTCGTTGCCGACAACCTACGTCGCGGATCCATTCGGACTCTCCGATGACCTGGGTGACATGAACGGGGACGGGGATCTGGACTGGATCACTTCCAGCTTTCTCGGCAACTGGAGACTCAATCTCAATGACGGACTGGGCAACTTCACGTTTGCTCAGGAGTTCGTCGCGACCCAGGCGTCGTCATGTTCGTTGATGCTGGACTTCGACAACGATGGCGATCTGGATCTGGCGCTTATCGACGAGAGTATCGATGAGGTGATCCTGATGAAGAACGGCGGGCTCGCCCCTCCGCCCTCGGTTCCGGATGGCTCTTCCGGTAGTACGCCGCTGTCGGCGATCCGACTCAATCCGAGTGGAACGAATGTCGAGGTCGCCTGGGATCGTTCGATCTGTCTCGACGCCGGGGATTATCAGATCCTCTACGGCGGAGGTTCGACCCTGTCGTCGTACACGGTCGATGGGAGTCAGTGCACGATCGGCACATCGTCACCCTACGTCTGGACCGGGTCCCCCGATCCCACCACGGATCCGCTGGGTTGGATCTGGTTTCTCCTGGTGGCCACCGACGCGGGCACCACCGAGGGGGGCTGGGGAAAGGACAGCGCGGGTCTGCCCCGCGCCGTCGGTGGTTCCATCAGCGGCGAGTGCGGGATGACGAACCGCGATCTCTCCAACACGTGTGCTCCGTGA